The following proteins come from a genomic window of Amaranthus tricolor cultivar Red isolate AtriRed21 chromosome 14, ASM2621246v1, whole genome shotgun sequence:
- the LOC130799553 gene encoding autophagy-related protein 2: protein MFPWNIAKSAEAILSRFAAKRLCKFLLKKKLGQFIHGDIDLDQLDVQLSAGLLQLTNLALNVDYLNEKLLQASIFRIKEGSINSLVAKMPWNGDGCEVEVDELELVLCLCCDDSSNEVARTHGSNEDYGVNNDMGQGEDDMVYKSLDASVNVHEGVKTVAKMVKWLLTSFRIKIKNVIVAFDACVEENSKDGSHDALVLRVAEIECGACISEDRNTTEGANAGDFLGISHLTNFLEFQGVTIELVQMRNGYNEIYPAPQAAALSCFPSNTSKPVLTGQRAGFCGTMKLSIPWKNGSLDTRKVDAELNVDTVIAKLHPSTLKWILATWELLESYEKKRVDQENHIAADTVIDASTSQRGSSTSTSSSSMFHKSLTPEWSSIREELVTDVLLKESQFISDWVPFSTGSFENEGLEEANLGASVDQFFECFDEMRSSQLILGCSGMWNWTCSVFSAVTAASNLASGALNVSTEQQHVEMNLKINLGGLSTLLSFSDDVQLPQHKLADELVDIDFDVRHLGLYWQDIVIDVQVYPEEWKMEANVKHIFLDDLFMQKGDSIDICLLGNERDLSDQTLMIRALQDTVVGVLPSSCKFAAPSSMEVIDISKIQNTPFNLSCKQNSACSSNVVKASLFQTSGVSRCFCAVSSRSSGDNCTTRCSFSLILPPFILWLNFDLVNMALEFSRKLVNSSRKNKPGGASSELFEDKLKPSHSTVPSTPGKGYLGGNIFLPDARIFLCFPVKNGGGFRNYLSFDQFIALDFSCPTNIENLKEESGFVQEDTSRKKYFSSPPRSVILRVVNLDVYHITGAVIDDSGRSIELDSRRFGPKKFLSLGDGTSWVVMINMLWHEDAVTGARIMKIAKSLATLDESASEMSSATSDYEFASVLTREDKEDLSTHKRKELIMSSKFCLHICLPVTVITLCRSQYLCLFELLSQAMDALSSVDGDTIYKHRGRSTSVTQSSVLLECVLVKIHIELDQGDSYKSSLQRELPGSWSNLNLEIQNLQLHFVSNVGSVSDSCFLRISHDEGKLWGSIASVADQEFLLVSCSNGSNGRRDGEGSTELSCSHAGTVFVHVTDQEHSHNYILIDLKCWTIVAPGGRLDWLDKILSFFSLSYPEKGQVADCNTQKRDSGVLSFAVKFTDSALSYEPYFLGLEVSGECLNPKSHISVSLDDKQCDPYIACLLAASSLTISSTTIAGSLDNYYSIRLRDVGFLLHESSKQEKSVGEYSVDHLRELGYVKVAREALVDAILRINCENDIYWELNCSESHVVLSTCHDTTLGLIRLASQLQQVFAPDMEESLVHLQNRWNFHKHVQGEDDGKGVLETCNNSSSRTMQVQQLHPGSRVESRFFSLMDEISEDAFLFHGKTTSSFDSSESSTVRGSDKGLLYEGHSFNYVCDNYVEDCQSSILQQPEIMESYCLSDLRSLSELTSNSFFSEGDSPSNLESQGYVDVQRGRSGWYGNTSLSIFENYIQGRTTQSDSEQLQEDQHNCKEENLCQRYKGRLLLNKVDFKWRMYAGSDWCDFPRTTRYSKHLCRRDETLCLELALSNMNVHYDIFPDGDLCVSKLCLSVQDLHLYDRSISAPWWQVLGYYSSKERPRQTSSKALKLELEAVRPDPMTPLEEYRLRLAALPILLHLHQSQLDFLISFFGGKYPTDEPSQDDDKDSSSTDVTLAKESKLKGLADEALLPFFQKIDIWPIILRVDYRPSRVDLAALSGGKYVELVNLVPWKGVVLHLKHVEAAGIYGWANVCETIAGEWLEDISQHQVHKLLQGLPAIRSLVTVGSSAAKLVSLPVKNYKKDNRLVKGLQRGTVAFLRSISVEALGLGVHLAAGTQEILLHAECILARMQPSLPHPIRRNRQTKLGPSQPEDAQHGLRQAYESLSDGLGKTASALIHAPMKTYQHGGGAGSALMDAVRGAPVAAIAPASAAAQALHRALVGVRNSLDPERKEESLNKYLGPSRSLEKR from the exons ATGTTTCCATGGAATATTGCTAAGTCGGCAGAGGCAATTCTGTCTCGTTTCGCTGCCAAACGACTTTGTAAGTTTTTGTTGAAGAAGAAGCTCGGCCAATTCATTCATGGCGATATCGATCTTGATCAACTTGATGTTCAACTTTCTGCTGGTTTACTTCAGCTCACTAATCTCGCTCTTAATGTTGATTACCTTAATGAAAAA TTGCTGCAAGCGTCAATCTTTAGGattaaagaaggatcaatcaaCTCATTGGTGGCAAAAATGCCTTGGAATGGTGATGGTTGCGAAGTTGAGGTGGATGAGCTAGAGCTTGTGCTTTGTCTGTGTTGTGATGACAGTTCAAATGAGGTCGCTAGAACTCATGGTTCAAATGAAGATTATGGGGTCAATAATGACATGGGACAGGGTGAAGATGATATGGTCTATAAGTCCTTAGATGCTTCTGTCAATGTTCACGAAGGAGTTAAGACAGTTGCTAAAATGGTAAAGTGGTTGCTAACTAGTTTCcgtatcaaaataaaaaatgtgatTGTTGCATTTGATGCCTGTGTAGAAGAAAACTCAAAAGATGGTTCCCATGATGCATTAGTATTGCGGGTTGCAGAAATTGAATGTGGAGCTTGTATTTCTGAGGATAGGAATACAACTGAGGGTGCAAATGCTGGGGATTTTCTGGGTATAAGTCACCTCACAAATTTTCTTGAATTTCAAGGAGTTACTATTGAACTCGTTCAGATGCGTAATGGTTACAATGAAATATATCCAGCTCCTCAGGCGGCTGCCCTTAGCTGCTTTCCATCTAATACTTCTAAACCTGTGTTGACTGGGCAAAGAGCTGGTTTTTGTGGTACTATGAAGCTGTCCATTCCTTGGAAGAATGGTTCTTTGGATACTCGCAAAGTGGATGCAGAACTTAATGTGGATACTGTAATTGCAAAATTGCATCCTAGTACTCTAAAGTGGATTTTAGCTACCTGGGAGTTGCTTGAGAGCTATGAAAAGAAGAGGGTTGATCAGGAAAATCACATTGCTGCAGACACAGTTATTGATGCTTCAACTTCTCAAAGGGGTTCATCTACGTCtacttcatcttcttctatGTTTCACAAGAGCCTTACACCAGAGTGGAGTTCAATTAGGGAAGAATTGGTTACAGATGTCCTTTTGAAAGAGTCACAATTCATATCTGATTGGGTGCCCTTTTCTACTGGAAGCTTTGAGAATGAGGGACTTGAAGAGGCGAATTTAGGAGCCAG TGTTGATCAATTTTTCGAATGTTTTGATGAGATGAGGAGTTCCCAGTTGATATTGGGTTGCAGTGGAATGTGGAACTGGACGTGCTCTGTTTTCAGTGCTGTAACTGCTGCGTCAAATCTTGCTTCTGGAGCTTTAAATGTTTCTACTG AGCAGCAGCATGTGGAAATGAATCTTAAGATAAATCTTGGTGGCCTTTCAACACTTTTATCCTTTTCTGATGATGTCCAATTGCCTCAGCACAAGCTAGCTGATGAACTAGTGGATATTGATTTTGATGTTCGTCATCTGGGTTTATATTGGCAAGACATAGTCATAGATGTCCAG GTATATCCTGAAGAGTGGAAAATGGAGGCAAATGTCAAACATATTTTCTTGGATGATCTCTTCATGCAGAAGGGGGATTCAATAGATATCTGTTTGCTTGGTAACGAGAGGGACTTAAGTGATCAGACTCTTATGATTCGAGCCTTGCAAGATACAGTTGTTGGTGTTCTTCCTTCAAGTTGCAAGTTTGCTGCGCCATCAAGCATGGAAGTTATTGATATATCTAAGATCCAGAATACTCCATTTAATTTATCATGTAAACAAAACTCTGCCTGCAGCAGCAATGTAGTAAAAGCTTCCCTGTTTCAGACTTCTGGTGTAAGTCGATGCTTTTGTGCAGTGAGTTCAAGATCCTCTGGGGATAACTGTACTACGCGGTGTTCCTTTTCATTAATACTTCCACCTTTCATACTGTGGTTAAACTTTGATTTGGTGAATATGGCCTTGGAGTTTTCAAGGAAACTTGTGAACTCTTCCAGAAAGAACAAACCTGGGGGTGCCTCATCTGAACTCTTTGAAGACAAGCTTAAACCTTCTCATTCCACTGTACCATCAACGCCTGGGAAGGGATACTTGGGAGGAAACATATTTCTTCCTGATGCTAGAATTTTTCTATGTTTCCCCGTTAAGAATGGTGGAGGTTTTAGAAATTATCTCTCTTTTGATCAATTTATAGCTCTGGATTTCTCTTGCCCGACAAATATtgagaatttgaaggaagaatCTGGTTTTGTTCAAGAAGATACATCTCGGAAGAAATATTTTTCGTCACCTCCTCGTTCAGTGATTCTACGTGTTGTTAATCTTGATGTTTACCATATCACTGGAGCTGTAATTGATGATTCTGGTAGGTCCATTGAGTTGGATAGTCGGAGATTTGGTCCTAAAAAATTTCTGTCCCTTGGGGATGGAACTTCTTGGGTGGTTATGATCAATATGCTTTGGCATGAAGATGCTGTAACTGGTGCCAGGATTATGAAGATTGCAAAGAGTTTAGCAACATTGGATGAATCAGCAAGTGAAATGTCATCTGCCACCAGCGATTATGAGTTTGCCTCTGTATTAACCAGAGAAGATAAGGAGGATTTGTCTACTCACAAACGGAAGGAGCTGATAATGAGCTCCAAGTTCTGTCTACATATTTGTTTACCTGTCACGGTTATTACTCTCTGCAGGTCTCAGTATTTATGTTTGTTTGAACTTTTGAGTCAGGCCATGGATGCGTTAAGTAGTGTAGATGGTGACACAATTTATAAACATAGAGGAAGAAGCACTAGCGTAACCCAATCATCTGTCCTTCTGGAATGTGTTCTGGTGAAAATTCATATTGAATTGGATCAAGGAGATTCCTATAAAAGTTCATTGCAGAGAGAACTTCCTGGTTCTTGGAGCAATTTGAATCTGGAGATCCAGAATCTTCAGTTGCATTTTGTTTCTAATGTTGGTTCTGTTAGCGATTCTTGTTTTCTTAGGATATCCCATGATGAAGGGAAATTGTGGGGTTCTATTGCTTCAGTAGCAGATCAGGAATTCCTTCTGGTTTCTTGTTCCAATGGCTCAAATGGGCGAAGAGATGGAGAAGGTTCCACTGAGTTGTCCTGCAGTCATGCTGGCACTGTTTTTGTGCATGTAACTGACCAAGAGCATAGCCATAATTACATATTGATAGATCTGAAATGTTGGACTATTGTTGCACCTGGAGGCCGTTTAGATTGGCTAGATAAGATCCTTTCTTTCTTTAGCTTGTCATATCCTGAAAAAGGTCAAGTAGCTGATTGTAACACGCAGAAGAGGGATTCTGGGGTGCTTTCCTTTGCTGTAAAATTTACAGATAGTGCATTGAGTTATGAGCCTTATTTTTTGGGGCTGGAAGTCAGTGGGGAATGTCTGAATCCTAAGTCTCATATATCTGTTAGCCTTGATGATAAACAATGTGATCCATATATTGCTTGTCTTCTGGCTGCATCATCTCTGACAATTTCAAGTACCACAATAGCAGGTAGTCTAGACAATTATTATAGTATCAGATTACGAGATGTGGGTTTCCTTCTTCATGAATCGTCAAAGCAGGAAAAGTCCGTGGGTGAATACAGTGTTGATCATTTACGTGAGCTTGGCTATGTCAAAGTTGCTAGGGAAGCTCTGGTAGATGCAATCTTAAGAATCAACTGTGAAAATGACATTTACTGGGAATTGAATTGTTCAGAATCTCATGTTGTTCTCAGTACATGTCACGATACAACACTTGGTTTAATACGCTTGGCTTCTCAACTCCAGCAGGTttttgctccagacatggaggAGTCACTTGTTCACTTGCAAAACAGATGGAACTTTCATAAACATGTGCAGGGAGAGGATGATGGTAAAGGAGTATTGGAAACCTGCAACAATTCTTCCTCAAGGACAATGCAGGTGCAACAACTTCATCCAGGTTCGAGGGTTGAATCTCGATTTTTCAGCTTGATGGATGAAATATCTGAAGATGCCTTTCTGTTCCATGGGAAAACCACGAGCTCATTTGATAGCTCTGAATCAAGTACAGTACGTGGAAGTGATAAAGGTCTACTTTATGAAGGGCATAGCTTCAACTATGTATGTGACAATTATGTAGAAGATTGCCAGTCATCAATTCTACAGCAACCTGAGATTATGGAAAGTTATTGTCTATCAGATTTAAGATCATTATCAGAACTAACAAGTAACAGCTTCTTTTCTGAAGGTGATTCTCCATCTAATTTGGAGAGCCAGGGTTATGTGGATGTTCAAAGAGGTAGAAGTGGATGGTATGGCAATACCTCCTTaagtatttttgaaaattatattcaaggTCGAACTACTCAATCAGACTCAGAACAGCTACAGGAAGACCAGCATAATTGTAAGGAAGAGAATCTTTGCCAAAGATACAAAGGACGTTTACTTCTAAATAAAGTTGACTTTAAATGGCGGATGTATGCTGGTTCCGACTGGTGTGACTTCCCAAGAACTACCCGGTATTCTAAACACCTATGTAGAAGGGATGAGACTCTTTGCCTAGAGCTTGCTCTATCTAATATGAATGTTCATTATGATATCTTTCCTGATGGTGACTTGTGTGTATCTAAACTTTGTCTTTCTGTCCAAGATCTTCACCTTTATGACAGAAGTATAAGTGCTCCTTGGTGGCAG GTGCTTGGATATTATTCATCTAAGGAACGCCCTAGACAAACTTCTTCAAAGGCATTGAAGCTTGAGTTGGAAGCTGTGAGACCAGATCCCATGACTCCTCTTGAGGAGTATCG GTTACGTCTAGCTGCTCTCCCTATATTGTTGCATCTTCATCAGAGCCAGCTTGATTTTCTGATTTCCTTCTTTGGGGGCAAGTATCCAACAGATGAGCCTTCTCAGGACGATGACAAAGATTCTAGTTCAACAGATGTAACCTTAGCTAAAGAGAGTAAGTTGAAAGGTCTTGCTGATGAGGCATTGCTCCCCTTTTTTCAG AAGATTGATATCTGGCCTATTATTCTTCGAGTTGACTATCGTCCTAGCCGTGTTGACCTTGCGGCATTAAGTGGAGGGAAGTACGTGGAGCTTGTTAACCTTGTCCCTTGGAAG GGAGTTGTGCTGCATCTTAAGCATGTTGAAGCTGCAGGAATTTATGGATGGGCCAATGTATGTGAAACAATAGCTGGTGAATGGCTGGAAGATATTTCTCAACATCAG GTCCATAAGCTATTGCAAGGTCTTCCTGCTATTCGATCGCTTGTTACTGTGGGCTCAAGTGCTGCAAAGTTGGTCTCTTTGCCGGTGAAGAATTACAAGAAGGATAATAGATTAGTGAAGGGTTTACAAAGAG GGACCGTTGCGTTTCTCAGAAGTATCTCAGTTGAAGCTCTTGGACTTGGTGTGCATCTGGCAGCAGGAACTCAGGAGATTCTGCTCCATGCTGAATGCATTCTCGCACGCATGCAGCCATCTTTACCTCATCCTATCAGAAGAAATCGCCAGACGAAGCTTGGACCTAGTCAGCCAGAAGATGCTCAGCATGGACTTCGACAG GCTTATGAGAGTCTTAGTGATGGCTTAGGAAAGACTGCCTCTGCGTTGATTCATGCGCCCATGAAAACATATCAGCATGGTGGGGGTGCAGGTTCTGCTCTTATGGATGCCGTTAGGGGAGCTCCTGTTGCAGCCATAGCTCCGGCTTCTGCTGCTGCACAAGCTCTACACCGTGCTCTTGTTGGTGTTAGAAATAG CCTTGATCCTGAACGCAAGGAAGAATCCCTAAACAAGTACTTGGGGCCATCTCGCTCCTTGGAGAAACGTTGA